A genome region from Brassica oleracea var. oleracea cultivar TO1000 chromosome C2, BOL, whole genome shotgun sequence includes the following:
- the LOC106319578 gene encoding trehalose-phosphate phosphatase A isoform X2, giving the protein MEIKSGHSSPVMTDSPPISNSRLTIRQNRLPCSSAAFSENNNLLLTVPRKKTGILDDVKSCGWLDAMKSSSPPPAILNKDSINSDASYREWTLKYPSALTSFEKIMSFAKGKRIALFLDYDGTLSPIVEEPDCAYMSSAMRTAVQNVAKYFPTAIISGRSRDKVYEFVGLSELYYAGSHGMDIMSPAGESLNHEHLSRTVSVNEQGKDVNLFQPASEFLPMIDKVLCSLVEITKDIKGVKVEDNKFCISVHYRNVEEKNWTLVAQRVDYVIRTYPKLRLTHGRKVLEIRPVIDWDKGKAVTFLLESLGLNNCDDVLPIYVGDDRTDEDAFKVLRDGPNHGYGVLVSAVPKDTNAFYSLRDPSEVMEFLKSLVTWKRSMV; this is encoded by the exons ATGGAGATAAAATCTGGTCACTCGTCTCCTGTAATGACTGATTCTCCACCGATAAGCAACTCAAGATTAACCATTCGTCAGAATAGACTACCATGCTCATCAGCAGCGTTCTCAGAGAACAACAATCTTTTGCTAACCGTTCCCAGAAAGAAAACTGGGATTCTTGATGATGTCAAGTCTTGTGGTTGGCTCGATGCAATGAAATCTTCTTCTCCTCCCCCAGCAATACTTAACAAAGACAGCATTAACAGCGATGCGAGTTACCGCGAATGGACG CTCAAGTATCCATCAGCTCTTACTAGTTTTGAGAAAATCATGAGTTTTGCAAAAGGGAAAAGAATAGCATTGTTTCTTGATTATGACGGGACACTTTCGCCTATAGTTGAGGAACCTGACTGCGCTTACATGTCAAGTGCT ATGCGTACTGCGGTGCAAAACGTTGCCAAGTACTTCCCAACCGCGATCATTAGTGGAAGAAGCCGTGATAAG GTGTATGAGTTTGTTGGACTGAGTGAACTTTATTACGCCGGAAGCCACGGAATGGACATCATGAGTCCTGCAGGAGAATCTTTAAACCATGAACATCTCAGCCGTACTGTATCAGTTAACGAACAG GGGAAAGATGTGAATCTATTCCAGCCTGCTAGCGAGTTTCTACCGATGATTGATAAG GTGCTTTGTTCGCTTGTGGAGATTACAAAAGATATCAAAGGGGTGAAAGTAGAAGACAACAAGTTCTGCATCTCTGTGCATTACCGCAATGTAGAAGAAAAG AACTGGACATTGGTTGCACAACGCGTTGATTATGTCATTAGAACATATCCAAAGCTACGTCTAACACATGGCCGGAAG GTTTTAGAGATCCGTCCAGTTATTGACTGGGACAAAGGAAAAGCTGTGACATTTTTACTCGAATCTCTTG GCCTAAACAACTGTGATGATGTTCTTCCAATCTATGTCGGGGATGATCGAACAGATGAAGATGCATTTAAG GTGTTACGAGATGGACCAAACCACGGTTATGGTGTATTAGTCTCTGCTGTGCCTAAAGACACCAATGCCTTTTACTCCCTTCGTGATCCATCCGAG GTGATGGAGTTTCTGAAATCATTAGTGACATGGAAGAGATCAATGGTTTAG
- the LOC106319578 gene encoding trehalose-phosphate phosphatase A isoform X1: MEIKSGHSSPVMTDSPPISNSRLTIRQNRLPCSSAAFSENNNLLLTVPRKKTGILDDVKSCGWLDAMKSSSPPPAILNKDSINSDASYREWTQLKYPSALTSFEKIMSFAKGKRIALFLDYDGTLSPIVEEPDCAYMSSAMRTAVQNVAKYFPTAIISGRSRDKVYEFVGLSELYYAGSHGMDIMSPAGESLNHEHLSRTVSVNEQGKDVNLFQPASEFLPMIDKVLCSLVEITKDIKGVKVEDNKFCISVHYRNVEEKNWTLVAQRVDYVIRTYPKLRLTHGRKVLEIRPVIDWDKGKAVTFLLESLGLNNCDDVLPIYVGDDRTDEDAFKVLRDGPNHGYGVLVSAVPKDTNAFYSLRDPSEVMEFLKSLVTWKRSMV, from the exons ATGGAGATAAAATCTGGTCACTCGTCTCCTGTAATGACTGATTCTCCACCGATAAGCAACTCAAGATTAACCATTCGTCAGAATAGACTACCATGCTCATCAGCAGCGTTCTCAGAGAACAACAATCTTTTGCTAACCGTTCCCAGAAAGAAAACTGGGATTCTTGATGATGTCAAGTCTTGTGGTTGGCTCGATGCAATGAAATCTTCTTCTCCTCCCCCAGCAATACTTAACAAAGACAGCATTAACAGCGATGCGAGTTACCGCGAATGGACG CAGCTCAAGTATCCATCAGCTCTTACTAGTTTTGAGAAAATCATGAGTTTTGCAAAAGGGAAAAGAATAGCATTGTTTCTTGATTATGACGGGACACTTTCGCCTATAGTTGAGGAACCTGACTGCGCTTACATGTCAAGTGCT ATGCGTACTGCGGTGCAAAACGTTGCCAAGTACTTCCCAACCGCGATCATTAGTGGAAGAAGCCGTGATAAG GTGTATGAGTTTGTTGGACTGAGTGAACTTTATTACGCCGGAAGCCACGGAATGGACATCATGAGTCCTGCAGGAGAATCTTTAAACCATGAACATCTCAGCCGTACTGTATCAGTTAACGAACAG GGGAAAGATGTGAATCTATTCCAGCCTGCTAGCGAGTTTCTACCGATGATTGATAAG GTGCTTTGTTCGCTTGTGGAGATTACAAAAGATATCAAAGGGGTGAAAGTAGAAGACAACAAGTTCTGCATCTCTGTGCATTACCGCAATGTAGAAGAAAAG AACTGGACATTGGTTGCACAACGCGTTGATTATGTCATTAGAACATATCCAAAGCTACGTCTAACACATGGCCGGAAG GTTTTAGAGATCCGTCCAGTTATTGACTGGGACAAAGGAAAAGCTGTGACATTTTTACTCGAATCTCTTG GCCTAAACAACTGTGATGATGTTCTTCCAATCTATGTCGGGGATGATCGAACAGATGAAGATGCATTTAAG GTGTTACGAGATGGACCAAACCACGGTTATGGTGTATTAGTCTCTGCTGTGCCTAAAGACACCAATGCCTTTTACTCCCTTCGTGATCCATCCGAG GTGATGGAGTTTCTGAAATCATTAGTGACATGGAAGAGATCAATGGTTTAG